A region from the Microcella frigidaquae genome encodes:
- a CDS encoding ABC transporter permease: MLRLTRGTKVAFGVVVAIVLLFLYAPLFLVIINSFNVAPIANWPISGFTLDWWVRAFQNEALWAAVQNSVIVAAGAMVIALLLGTLAAFALQRFEFFGKHTVNLLIVLPIALPGVVTGVAFSNSFNNVLEPAGIQVGYFGMIIAHATFCIVMVFNNVFARLRRMNPSMQEASMDLGASLWQTFRLVTFPQFRTAFVAGGLLAFALSFDEIVVTIFTAPAGVDTLPLWMFNQMARPNEATQVNVIATVLILLSFIPVYISQRLTRAEEEER, translated from the coding sequence ATGCTGAGACTCACCCGCGGCACCAAGGTCGCCTTCGGCGTCGTCGTCGCCATCGTCCTGCTGTTCCTGTACGCACCGCTGTTCCTCGTCATCATCAACTCGTTCAACGTCGCCCCCATCGCCAACTGGCCGATCAGCGGGTTCACCCTCGACTGGTGGGTCCGCGCCTTCCAGAACGAGGCCCTCTGGGCCGCCGTGCAGAACTCGGTCATCGTCGCCGCCGGCGCGATGGTCATCGCGCTGCTCCTCGGCACCCTGGCCGCGTTCGCCCTCCAGCGCTTCGAGTTCTTCGGCAAGCACACCGTCAACCTGCTGATCGTGCTCCCGATCGCGCTTCCGGGCGTCGTCACCGGTGTCGCCTTCAGCAACTCGTTCAACAACGTGCTCGAGCCGGCCGGAATCCAGGTGGGCTACTTCGGCATGATCATCGCCCACGCGACCTTCTGCATCGTCATGGTGTTCAACAACGTGTTCGCGCGCCTGCGTCGGATGAACCCGAGCATGCAGGAGGCCTCGATGGATCTCGGCGCCAGCCTGTGGCAGACCTTCCGGCTCGTCACCTTCCCGCAGTTCCGCACGGCCTTCGTCGCCGGTGGTCTGCTCGCCTTCGCGCTGAGCTTCGACGAGATCGTCGTCACGATCTTCACCGCCCCGGCCGGTGTCGACACGCTGCCGCTGTGGATGTTCAACCAGATGGCCCGCCCCAACGAGGCCACCCAGGTCAACGTCATCGCGACCGTGCTCATCCTGCTGTCGTTCATCCCGGTCTACATCTCCCAGCGCCTCACCCGCGCTGAGGAGGAGGAGCGCTAG
- a CDS encoding ABC transporter permease has protein sequence MTAIATPPTAPSSAPAAAKSKPLSTLLYRHRWMRLVGLLSLPLTWLIGLYIVSLALLLVTAFWFIDPFTSKVIPGFTLDNFVLVFSEPAYVTTALRTLGIALAVTLLSAAFAIPLGIFMAKLASPWLRAVLAVAITLPLWAGYLVKILAMRITFTEEGFFNWVMAPFGITGPGFSLLTVVLTLTYLWFPYMALPVYTAIRQIPVNLFDASADLGARGATTIRTVVLPLLWPALLAGSVFTFSLSLGDYIVARFVGGANAQMIGSIIASNINLNPPVAAAFSVIPIAFVVIYLVVTRRTGALERM, from the coding sequence GTGACCGCGATCGCGACACCGCCGACGGCGCCGAGCTCGGCTCCTGCCGCCGCGAAGAGCAAGCCGCTCTCCACGCTGCTGTACCGCCATCGCTGGATGCGCTTGGTCGGCCTCCTGAGCCTCCCGCTCACCTGGCTGATCGGCCTCTACATCGTCTCTCTGGCGCTGCTGCTCGTCACGGCCTTCTGGTTCATCGACCCCTTCACCTCCAAGGTGATCCCGGGCTTCACCCTCGACAACTTCGTGCTCGTGTTCAGCGAGCCCGCCTACGTCACCACGGCCCTGCGCACCCTCGGCATCGCGCTCGCCGTCACCCTGCTGAGCGCCGCCTTCGCGATCCCGCTCGGCATCTTCATGGCCAAGCTCGCCTCACCCTGGCTGCGCGCCGTGCTCGCTGTCGCGATCACCCTGCCCCTCTGGGCGGGCTACCTCGTGAAGATCCTCGCCATGCGCATCACCTTCACCGAGGAGGGCTTCTTCAACTGGGTGATGGCGCCGTTCGGCATCACCGGGCCCGGCTTCAGCCTCCTCACCGTCGTGCTCACGCTCACCTACCTGTGGTTCCCGTACATGGCGCTGCCCGTGTACACCGCGATCCGGCAGATCCCCGTCAACCTGTTCGACGCCTCCGCCGACCTCGGCGCCCGAGGCGCGACGACGATCCGCACGGTCGTGCTGCCGCTGCTCTGGCCGGCACTGCTCGCGGGCAGCGTGTTCACCTTCTCGCTGAGCCTCGGCGACTACATCGTCGCCCGCTTCGTCGGCGGGGCGAACGCGCAGATGATCGGCAGCATCATCGCCTCCAACATCAACCTGAACCCGCCCGTGGCGGCCGCGTTCTCGGTGATCCCGATCGCCTTCGTGGTCATCTACCTGGTCGTCACCCGCCGCACCGGCGCCCTCGAGAGGATGTGA
- a CDS encoding ABC transporter substrate-binding protein gives MKNKLMAISATAAVSALMLAGCAAPAAEEGSGELVFDVPDVPMLEELGEPEGQVDIIAWSGFVEPAWADTFTEETGCVVNRRVAGTSDEMVQLMRTGDYDLVSASGDASLRLIVGGDVAPINRDLIPNFGDDIVPGMQGQIYDTINGNVYGVPIGRGANILQYNSEVVTETPTSWDIVWEADSPYAGQITAYDAPIYIADAAVYLMYHQPELGIQNPYALDETQLEAAVDLLKQQNGIVAEYWADPVAQITSFVGGTTVAGTSWEILRKLAADDRMQGTLPQEGSTGWADAWMISSQSDAPNCAYLWMDYTSSAEVNGAIAMNFGMAPANGAFCELNDEAAAHCEEFNALNEDYFENVWYWTTPIEQCIDGRTDVKCTSFQDWTNAWATIKG, from the coding sequence ATGAAGAACAAGCTGATGGCCATCTCGGCCACGGCGGCAGTGTCAGCGCTGATGCTCGCCGGCTGTGCGGCCCCGGCCGCCGAGGAGGGCTCGGGCGAGCTCGTCTTCGACGTGCCCGACGTCCCCATGCTCGAAGAGCTGGGCGAGCCCGAGGGCCAGGTCGACATCATCGCCTGGTCGGGCTTCGTCGAGCCGGCCTGGGCCGACACGTTCACCGAGGAGACCGGCTGCGTCGTGAACCGTCGCGTCGCCGGCACGAGCGACGAGATGGTGCAGCTCATGCGCACCGGCGACTACGACCTCGTCTCGGCCTCGGGTGACGCCAGCCTGCGCCTGATCGTCGGCGGCGACGTCGCCCCGATCAACCGCGATCTGATCCCGAATTTCGGCGACGACATCGTTCCCGGCATGCAGGGCCAGATCTACGACACCATCAACGGCAACGTCTACGGTGTTCCGATCGGCCGCGGCGCCAACATCCTGCAGTACAACAGCGAGGTCGTCACCGAGACGCCCACCAGCTGGGACATCGTGTGGGAGGCCGACAGCCCCTACGCCGGCCAGATCACCGCGTACGACGCCCCGATCTACATCGCCGACGCCGCGGTCTACCTGATGTACCACCAGCCTGAGCTGGGCATCCAGAACCCCTACGCGCTCGACGAGACGCAGCTGGAGGCCGCGGTCGACCTGCTCAAGCAGCAGAACGGCATCGTCGCCGAGTACTGGGCCGACCCGGTCGCGCAGATCACCTCGTTCGTCGGCGGCACCACCGTCGCGGGCACCTCGTGGGAGATCCTGCGCAAGCTGGCTGCGGACGACCGCATGCAGGGCACCCTGCCGCAGGAGGGCTCGACCGGATGGGCCGACGCGTGGATGATCTCCAGCCAGTCGGACGCTCCGAACTGCGCCTACCTCTGGATGGACTACACCAGCTCTGCTGAGGTCAACGGCGCCATCGCCATGAACTTCGGAATGGCGCCCGCCAACGGCGCGTTCTGCGAGCTCAACGACGAGGCTGCTGCCCACTGCGAGGAGTTCAACGCCCTCAACGAGGACTACTTCGAGAACGTCTGGTACTGGACCACCCCGATCGAGCAGTGCATCGACGGCCGCACCGACGTGAAGTGCACCTCGTTCCAGGACTGGACGAACGCCTGGGCGACCATCAAGGGCTAA
- a CDS encoding ABC transporter ATP-binding protein, giving the protein MSAPAAPTESAPTESAPTAPAPASSATDAPARGQGGVELNAVTKRFGDTVAVDDLTLAVESGEFFSMLGPSGSGKTTVLRLIAGFEEVTSGTIEIAGTDVTRAAPFDRTVNTVFQDYALFPHMTIADNVAYGLRVRKVSKAEQKERVTAALEQVRLSLVADRLPHQLSGGQRQRIALARALILQPRVLLLDEPLGALDKQLREQMQIELKQIQREVGITFIFVTHDQEEALTLSDRIAVFNNGKVEQVGTPREVYEYPQTAFVAGFLGISNLIDAGHAERLTGVAKAISVRPERVRLMDARTEPAAHETCVDGTIVETVYTGPTTRYIVDTVDGLRVIAERHNDHAPSDTAPYHRGDAVRAVWVTEHAAVVP; this is encoded by the coding sequence ATGTCCGCCCCCGCCGCGCCGACCGAATCCGCGCCGACCGAATCCGCGCCGACCGCTCCTGCACCGGCTTCCTCCGCGACCGACGCGCCCGCGCGCGGCCAGGGCGGTGTCGAGCTGAACGCCGTCACCAAGCGGTTCGGCGACACCGTCGCCGTCGACGACCTGACGCTCGCCGTCGAGTCGGGCGAGTTCTTCTCCATGCTCGGCCCCTCGGGCTCGGGCAAGACCACCGTGCTGCGCCTCATCGCCGGCTTCGAGGAGGTCACGAGCGGCACCATCGAGATCGCCGGCACCGACGTCACCCGTGCCGCGCCGTTCGACCGCACCGTCAACACGGTGTTCCAGGACTATGCGCTGTTCCCGCACATGACCATCGCCGACAACGTGGCCTACGGCCTCCGCGTGCGCAAAGTCAGCAAGGCCGAGCAGAAGGAGCGCGTCACCGCCGCTCTCGAGCAGGTGCGCCTCAGCCTCGTCGCCGATCGTCTGCCGCACCAGCTCTCGGGCGGGCAGCGGCAGCGCATCGCCCTCGCTCGCGCGCTGATTCTGCAGCCGCGCGTCCTGCTGCTCGACGAGCCCCTCGGTGCCCTCGACAAGCAGCTGCGCGAGCAGATGCAGATCGAGCTCAAGCAGATCCAGCGCGAGGTCGGCATCACCTTCATCTTCGTCACCCACGACCAGGAGGAGGCTCTGACGCTCAGCGACCGCATCGCCGTCTTCAACAACGGCAAGGTCGAGCAGGTCGGCACCCCGCGCGAGGTCTACGAGTACCCGCAGACGGCGTTCGTCGCCGGGTTCCTCGGCATCTCGAACCTCATCGACGCCGGCCACGCCGAGCGCCTCACCGGGGTTGCGAAGGCCATCAGCGTGCGCCCCGAGCGGGTGCGCCTCATGGATGCCCGCACCGAGCCGGCCGCCCACGAGACCTGCGTCGACGGCACGATCGTCGAGACCGTCTACACCGGCCCGACCACGCGCTACATCGTCGACACCGTCGACGGCCTGCGCGTCATCGCCGAGCGCCACAACGACCACGCGCCGAGCGACACGGCCCCCTACCACCGCGGCGACGCCGTGCGCGCGGTCTGGGTGACCGAGCACGCCGCCGTCGTCCCCTGA
- a CDS encoding FadR/GntR family transcriptional regulator, whose translation MSLRSPAPRSGKPTRLHSAVFQPIGDEGRAALVERRIAEAIMGGVLAAGERLPAETELAAAFGVAPATAREALLALRERGLIVTRRGRNGGSFIADSADPVRFATRALVDSSRVTLRDAAQHYQAITAACVELAARRADPGEIEMIIARLDRVDDHDLAHWRRASDDAVIELAALSQSARLTREQMRLQGEFSPLLALIDTDPTARADARAHLRAVLAAVADGDPTASVQALRASMRFTVDWLIAYREQHAALPALAPVGPATGP comes from the coding sequence ATGAGCTTGCGCAGTCCGGCCCCCCGATCGGGAAAGCCGACGCGCCTGCACAGCGCCGTCTTCCAGCCGATCGGCGACGAAGGGCGCGCCGCACTCGTCGAGCGCCGCATCGCCGAGGCGATCATGGGCGGCGTGCTCGCCGCCGGAGAACGGCTGCCGGCCGAGACCGAGCTCGCCGCCGCGTTCGGGGTCGCCCCCGCGACCGCCCGCGAAGCCCTGCTGGCTCTGCGCGAGCGCGGGCTCATCGTCACCCGCCGTGGCCGCAACGGCGGCAGCTTCATCGCCGACAGCGCCGACCCGGTGCGGTTCGCCACCCGCGCTCTCGTCGACAGCTCGCGCGTCACCCTGCGCGACGCCGCTCAGCACTACCAGGCGATCACCGCCGCCTGCGTCGAGCTCGCCGCCCGCCGCGCCGACCCGGGCGAGATCGAGATGATCATCGCCCGCCTCGATCGGGTCGACGACCACGATCTCGCCCACTGGCGCCGCGCCTCCGACGACGCCGTCATCGAGCTCGCCGCGCTCAGCCAGTCGGCGCGGCTCACCCGCGAGCAGATGCGCCTGCAAGGCGAGTTCTCACCGCTGCTCGCGCTCATCGACACCGACCCGACGGCCCGCGCCGACGCGCGTGCGCACCTGCGCGCGGTGCTCGCCGCCGTGGCCGACGGCGACCCCACCGCCTCGGTGCAGGCGCTGCGTGCCAGCATGCGCTTCACCGTCGACTGGCTGATCGCCTACCGTGAGCAGCACGCGGCGCTTCCCGCGCTCGCGCCCGTCGGGCCGGCCACCGGGCCCTGA
- a CDS encoding cache domain-containing protein, which yields MSIHPAPPASRTAADHPVELVTEYFGRALDALDDWRGRLAVEIATARADAPLTTDRLDALVEPSALALFDQLDLPVYGSGFIAALDSLADANSHLAWWQGPERAQLVLAAQSVNKEHIDYSELEWYRVPFQTGRPHVAGPYVDYLCSDEYTITVAAPVHVDDEFVGAVALDLLIDQVERHLTPQLAAFGDDISIVNGVGRVLLSTSPTRETGDTIRGDDLVGFERRPCPGMALDVLIAR from the coding sequence GTGAGCATCCACCCCGCCCCGCCCGCGTCGCGCACCGCCGCCGACCACCCCGTCGAGCTCGTCACCGAGTACTTCGGCCGCGCTCTCGACGCCCTCGACGACTGGCGCGGACGGCTCGCGGTCGAGATCGCGACCGCCCGAGCGGATGCCCCGCTCACGACCGACCGCCTCGACGCGCTCGTCGAACCCTCGGCGCTGGCGCTCTTCGACCAGCTCGACCTGCCCGTCTACGGTTCGGGGTTCATCGCGGCCCTCGACTCGCTCGCCGACGCCAACAGCCATCTCGCCTGGTGGCAGGGGCCCGAGCGCGCACAGCTCGTGCTGGCCGCCCAGTCGGTCAACAAGGAGCACATCGACTACAGCGAGCTCGAGTGGTATCGCGTGCCGTTCCAGACCGGCAGGCCGCACGTCGCCGGCCCCTACGTCGACTACCTGTGCAGCGACGAGTACACCATCACCGTGGCCGCCCCCGTGCACGTCGACGACGAGTTCGTGGGCGCCGTCGCCCTCGACCTGCTCATCGATCAGGTCGAGCGGCACCTCACGCCGCAGCTCGCCGCCTTCGGCGACGACATCTCGATCGTCAACGGTGTGGGTCGCGTGCTGCTGTCGACGAGCCCCACGCGCGAGACGGGCGACACGATCCGCGGCGACGACCTCGTCGGCTTCGAGCGCCGCCCGTGCCCGGGCATGGCGCTCGACGTGCTCATCGCGCGCTGA
- a CDS encoding sigma-70 family RNA polymerase sigma factor, whose translation MIDAERELRLRTLADRVVEPVRRYLARRCDAATADEVLGDVLVVCWRRLDEVPSEPAESIPWAIGVARNLLANAERAQRRRDRLTAKVIALDPPPLAVLDAGDGEPTDDAIAVRDALTRLRRDDAELLRLWAWDELESPQLATVLGISANAAAIRLHRAKKRLADELRKSAGPAGHVCSEEGSTDARR comes from the coding sequence GTGATCGATGCCGAGCGCGAGCTGCGGCTGCGCACGCTCGCCGACCGGGTCGTCGAGCCCGTGCGCCGCTACCTCGCGCGCCGCTGCGACGCGGCGACGGCCGACGAAGTGCTGGGTGACGTGCTGGTCGTCTGCTGGCGGCGGCTCGACGAGGTGCCGAGCGAGCCGGCCGAGAGCATCCCGTGGGCGATCGGCGTGGCGCGCAATCTGCTCGCGAACGCCGAGCGGGCGCAGCGGCGCCGCGATCGGTTGACGGCGAAGGTCATCGCTCTCGATCCGCCGCCGCTCGCGGTTCTCGATGCGGGCGACGGCGAGCCGACCGATGACGCGATCGCGGTGCGGGATGCCCTCACCCGGTTGCGCCGCGACGACGCCGAGCTGCTGCGCCTGTGGGCGTGGGACGAGCTCGAGAGCCCGCAGCTGGCGACGGTGCTCGGCATCAGCGCGAATGCCGCGGCGATCCGCCTGCACCGGGCGAAGAAGCGCCTCGCCGACGAGCTGCGGAAATCGGCCGGGCCTGCCGGACATGTCTGCAGTGAGGAAGGGAGCACCGATGCACGACGATGA
- a CDS encoding PadR family transcriptional regulator, which translates to MRSTPPNSSDIREALENLRDAVMARAGGGQGGARQHGDLRTAILSALGGEEKNGHQVMQAIAAASGGTWMPSAGQVYPMLQQLTDEGLLTARADGERTVYTLTEAGREAAASAHEAASGAGGEGRDSSGRAGWKRPDWDMSEFVDRMSGRWNDHRAEHTTAVPRAGAKLAQAAAQVASTGTKEQQQRAAALLDETRRKLYAILAEETVHTAPSEHVDHAEHAEHAAHTED; encoded by the coding sequence ATGCGCAGCACTCCCCCGAACTCGTCCGACATCCGCGAGGCTCTCGAGAACCTCCGCGACGCCGTCATGGCGCGCGCCGGCGGCGGTCAGGGCGGCGCGCGCCAGCACGGTGACCTGCGCACCGCGATCCTGTCGGCGCTCGGCGGCGAGGAGAAGAACGGGCACCAGGTCATGCAGGCGATCGCCGCGGCGAGCGGCGGCACCTGGATGCCCTCCGCGGGCCAGGTCTACCCGATGCTGCAGCAGCTCACCGATGAGGGGCTGCTCACCGCCCGGGCCGACGGCGAGCGCACGGTCTACACCCTGACCGAGGCGGGCCGCGAGGCCGCGGCTTCCGCACACGAGGCGGCGAGCGGCGCGGGCGGCGAGGGTCGTGACAGCAGCGGCCGCGCGGGCTGGAAGCGCCCCGACTGGGACATGAGCGAGTTCGTCGACCGCATGAGCGGCCGCTGGAACGACCACCGTGCCGAGCACACCACGGCCGTGCCGCGCGCCGGCGCGAAGCTCGCGCAGGCGGCCGCGCAGGTCGCGAGCACCGGCACGAAAGAGCAGCAGCAGCGCGCCGCCGCCCTGCTCGACGAGACGCGCCGCAAGCTCTACGCGATCCTCGCCGAAGAGACGGTTCACACCGCGCCGAGCGAGCACGTCGATCACGCGGAGCACGCCGAGCACGCCGCTCACACCGAGGACTAG
- a CDS encoding ABC1 kinase family protein codes for MRFAARALAQAWWFELVLPRFGLARLAARGRIRRLRGLSRRFHDLAADLGGLMIKVGQFLSSRLDILPPEITRELEGLQDEVAPEPLEAIVAQVERELGIPLERAFASFETAPIAAASLGQAHRARLSAGIAADLGFEHVVVKVLRPGIEQIVEVDLAALRRVGRWLSRVRLVNRRADAPALVEEFATTSLAEIDYRTEAGNVERFAGDFAADPRVGTPTVVWERSARRVLTLSDVTAIKITDVEALLAAGIDPNAVAAELARATFEQIFVTGFFHADPHPGNIFVTPAPQVPGGFTLTFIDFGMMGEIPDDLRQGLQQFIFAVAARDARGWVVATQRLGVLLPSADTVELERAITALFDRFGGMGVAELTRIDPRELEQFALQFSELVRTLPFQLPENYLLLVRTISLISGVTSALNRDFNMWDAVDPFARTLLNGGGASTLGSVGREGIAILSALARLPQRLDALATRLDRGELAVRSPEVEQRLRVLDGSVRRATSAVLFAGLLIGGVLLRPSDEVLSWVLLGASVLPLLHAVLPWRLR; via the coding sequence ATGCGCTTCGCGGCGCGAGCCCTCGCGCAGGCGTGGTGGTTCGAGCTCGTGCTGCCGCGGTTCGGGCTCGCGCGCCTCGCGGCGCGGGGGCGCATCCGTCGCCTGCGGGGGCTGTCGCGCCGGTTCCACGACCTCGCCGCCGACCTCGGCGGGCTCATGATCAAGGTCGGGCAGTTCCTCTCGTCGCGACTCGACATCCTGCCGCCCGAGATCACGCGCGAGCTCGAGGGGCTGCAGGACGAGGTGGCGCCCGAGCCGCTGGAGGCGATCGTGGCGCAGGTCGAGCGCGAGCTGGGCATCCCGCTCGAACGGGCGTTCGCGTCGTTCGAGACCGCGCCGATCGCGGCCGCCTCGCTCGGCCAGGCGCACCGCGCGCGGCTGTCGGCGGGCATCGCCGCCGACCTCGGGTTCGAGCACGTCGTGGTGAAGGTGCTGCGCCCGGGCATCGAGCAGATTGTCGAGGTCGACCTCGCGGCGCTGCGCCGCGTGGGGCGCTGGCTATCGCGCGTGCGGCTGGTCAACAGGCGGGCGGATGCTCCCGCCCTCGTCGAGGAGTTCGCCACCACGAGCCTCGCCGAGATCGACTACCGCACCGAGGCCGGCAACGTCGAGCGCTTCGCGGGCGACTTCGCGGCCGACCCGCGCGTCGGCACGCCGACCGTGGTGTGGGAGCGCAGCGCGCGGCGCGTGCTGACCCTCAGCGATGTGACCGCGATCAAGATCACCGACGTCGAGGCGCTGCTGGCCGCCGGCATCGACCCGAACGCGGTGGCCGCCGAGCTGGCCCGCGCGACGTTCGAGCAGATCTTCGTCACCGGGTTCTTCCACGCCGACCCGCACCCCGGCAACATCTTCGTGACGCCCGCGCCGCAGGTGCCGGGCGGCTTCACGTTGACGTTCATCGACTTCGGAATGATGGGCGAGATTCCCGACGACCTGCGGCAGGGCCTGCAGCAGTTCATCTTCGCCGTCGCCGCGCGCGACGCCCGCGGCTGGGTCGTCGCCACGCAGCGCCTCGGCGTGCTGCTGCCGAGCGCCGACACCGTCGAGCTGGAGCGCGCCATCACGGCCCTCTTCGACCGCTTCGGCGGCATGGGCGTCGCCGAGCTGACCCGCATCGACCCCCGCGAGCTCGAGCAGTTCGCCCTGCAGTTCAGCGAGCTCGTCCGCACCCTGCCCTTCCAGCTGCCCGAGAACTACCTGCTGCTGGTGCGCACGATCTCGCTCATCTCGGGCGTCACGAGCGCCCTCAACCGCGACTTCAACATGTGGGACGCGGTCGACCCCTTCGCCCGCACCCTGCTCAACGGCGGCGGCGCCTCGACCCTGGGCTCGGTCGGCCGGGAGGGCATCGCGATTCTCTCGGCACTCGCGCGGCTGCCCCAACGACTGGATGCTCTCGCCACGCGCCTCGACCGCGGCGAGCTCGCCGTGCGCAGCCCCGAGGTCGAGCAGCGCTTGCGCGTGCTCGACGGCAGCGTGCGCCGCGCGACCTCGGCGGTGCTCTTCGCCGGGCTGCTCATCGGCGGCGTGCTGCTGCGCCCGAGTGACGAAGTGCTCAGCTGGGTGCTGCTCGGGGCGTCGGTGTTGCCGCTGCTGCACGCCGTGCTGCCCTGGCGGCTGCGCTAG
- a CDS encoding YlcI/YnfO family protein → MNAEMSPEQERAFYADPANQVPEGRPRRRRPRMSEPVPVRFPVELLQRVRARADADDRSVSSWIRRAVEHELERDAG, encoded by the coding sequence ATGAACGCCGAGATGAGCCCGGAGCAGGAGCGCGCTTTCTACGCCGATCCTGCCAACCAGGTGCCTGAGGGTCGACCCCGTCGTCGGCGACCGCGCATGAGTGAGCCGGTACCGGTGCGATTTCCGGTCGAGTTGCTCCAGCGCGTTCGAGCCCGTGCCGACGCGGATGATCGATCAGTCTCGAGTTGGATTCGGCGTGCGGTCGAGCATGAACTGGAGCGCGACGCGGGCTGA
- a CDS encoding YciI family protein, translating into MTKYLISFSSGVMQVADGEWDQVVEESHQVIREMKSAGVYVFGGGINEEVAAATVAGDGTVSGPAYDAFARLDGGHTVIEVPTRAEAVEWARRVAVACRCPQELREFMFDPES; encoded by the coding sequence ATGACGAAGTACCTGATCTCCTTCTCCAGCGGTGTGATGCAGGTCGCCGACGGCGAGTGGGATCAGGTTGTCGAGGAGTCGCACCAGGTCATCCGCGAGATGAAGTCGGCCGGGGTGTACGTGTTCGGCGGCGGCATCAACGAAGAGGTCGCGGCGGCCACGGTCGCTGGCGACGGCACCGTCTCAGGCCCCGCCTACGACGCCTTCGCGCGCCTCGACGGCGGCCACACCGTCATCGAGGTGCCGACGCGCGCCGAGGCCGTCGAGTGGGCCCGCCGCGTCGCGGTCGCCTGCCGCTGCCCGCAAGAGCTGCGCGAGTTCATGTTCGACCCCGAGTCGTAG
- a CDS encoding DUF1801 domain-containing protein, which produces MGEQEVTEPGPATVAAWMARARELEPASVDGVSYGMPALLYRGKPLVAVAQTAAGYSIYPFSGAVVAAVAPLVGDLKRSKGAIAFTDAHPLPPDAFDALVRTRRAEIDAALDG; this is translated from the coding sequence ATGGGAGAGCAAGAAGTGACCGAGCCGGGCCCCGCCACCGTGGCCGCCTGGATGGCGCGCGCCCGCGAGCTCGAGCCCGCATCCGTCGACGGCGTCTCGTACGGAATGCCCGCCCTGCTGTACCGCGGCAAGCCGCTCGTCGCTGTGGCGCAGACCGCCGCCGGCTACTCGATCTACCCGTTCAGCGGCGCGGTGGTCGCCGCCGTCGCGCCCCTGGTCGGCGACCTTAAGCGATCGAAGGGCGCGATCGCGTTCACGGATGCTCACCCGCTGCCGCCCGACGCCTTCGACGCGCTCGTGCGCACCCGCCGCGCCGAGATCGACGCCGCGCTCGACGGCTGA
- a CDS encoding type II toxin-antitoxin system VapB family antitoxin, translated as MATNLALDPDLLDRAFAISGQATKKAAVTLALREFIARREQLGLLDLVGTLEWDDSFDYKAERSRG; from the coding sequence ATGGCAACGAATCTGGCACTCGATCCCGACCTTCTCGACCGCGCCTTCGCGATCAGTGGTCAAGCCACCAAGAAGGCCGCCGTGACGCTCGCCCTGCGTGAGTTCATCGCCCGGCGCGAGCAACTCGGCCTGCTCGACCTCGTCGGAACCCTCGAGTGGGACGACTCGTTCGACTACAAGGCGGAGCGCTCGCGCGGATGA
- the vapC gene encoding type II toxin-antitoxin system VapC family toxin, with protein sequence MTVLVDTSVWSLVLRRDHPSRTPAVAHLTKALESDLVVTTGLIVQELLQGFLPERSQAEIRRHLGALPAIQPTRNDHIAAADLRNRCRRAGVQLGTIDALIAQLCITHDLQLLSTDQDFVHAARHSRLRLWHDDGA encoded by the coding sequence ATGACGGTGCTCGTCGACACGAGCGTGTGGTCGCTCGTCCTTCGTCGCGACCACCCCTCGAGGACGCCCGCGGTCGCACACCTCACCAAGGCGCTCGAATCTGACCTGGTCGTCACGACAGGCCTCATTGTGCAGGAGCTCCTGCAGGGCTTCCTGCCCGAGCGTAGTCAGGCCGAGATCCGCCGCCACCTTGGCGCGCTTCCCGCCATTCAGCCGACGCGCAACGACCACATCGCCGCGGCCGACCTGCGCAACAGATGTCGGCGGGCAGGAGTGCAACTCGGCACGATCGACGCGTTGATCGCCCAATTGTGCATCACCCACGACCTCCAACTGCTCAGCACCGACCAAGACTTCGTGCACGCCGCCCGCCATTCACGGCTCAGACTCTGGCACGACGACGGAGCCTAG